CCCTGACTACAGCTTTATCCAGATGTTGCTCATGGAGGGTGACTTCACCCGAACCTTCTTCAACCACGGCTTTGTCTCCTTCTTTTACATGATACCGTTTGGTTTCCTCGGGATAATCGGAAACGGACTCCACCTTATCGCCGATGTTTTCACCGGGGGAATACCCTTCCTGCCTAACGGCATCTGGTACGGGTTTCCGAGGGTTGGGTGGCACTTCTGGGGGAAGTTCATACTCGTCCCATGGGAGGTTCCAATAGCGGTTGCTGGAGTTTATGCTGTCTACAAACTCGGGTGGGAGAAAGTGGCGTATTCGCTATTGGCGTTCCTTCTGGGGTATGGAGTCTTTATAGCGCTAAGCCCTGTGTACCTAATAAACCCCTACCTCTCAACGGCCCTGAGTTTCATAGTCCTCTGGTATCTCTACGATAGAATTGAGGTGATTGACGTTCTTGAAGCGAAAATTTTGGGAGTGAGAAAAGCTAAAGCCTAGCTTTCTCAAACTCCTCCTTTCTATCGAGAGGTTTCGTCGCGTCAATTCCCCACTTGGCGGTTAAGCTCCTCGTTGCTGAGGGGTCTAGAGAGCTCCCCCTGGCGTTTGGAATCACCACGAGGTCTTTATCGGCCTGGAAGCGCGTGGCTATCGCCCACTCGACTTCCCTGTCGTCGTAGATGTCTATGTCCTCATCAACCACAACCACGTGCTTCAGGCTTGGATGCCCTGCAAATGCCGCCAAGATTGCGTTCTTGCCGTCACCGTCGTGCTGTTTTGTTATTGAAACGACGGCGTGAAGCCACATCGCTCCGCCTTCTGTTAGGCGAACGCCGTGAACCTTTGGAACGACGCGCTTGACGCTCGCATAAATCTGTGGCTCCTTTGGAAGGCCCATCAGCATGAAGTGTTCGTAGCCTCCGGGAAGAAGGGCATGAAAGACCGGCTTGTCAACGTGATACATTCTCTCGAAAACAACGAGGGGTTGCTTCCTCACATGGTCGTAGGTACCCGTTATGTCCACGAAGGGGCCTTCATCAACGAGCTCAGGGGTTATCTTGGCCTCAAAGACGAACTCGCTCTCGACGGGAACCGGAATTCCTCCAAGTTCCACCACATCTATAGGTTTGCCGAAGGAAATCTCGCTAATCTTGCTTGCTATTTCAAGCTCGCTTATTCCATAGGCCGTACTCGTCGCTCCAGCTAAGAGGAGGTGAACGGGGTTGCCAACGACTATTCTAACCTCGAGTTCCTCGCCTCTCTTGGCTTTCTCCTTCCACATCGCGTAGAGGTGCCGCGGGACGAGCCTGATAGCGACGGTCGTCTCATCCCGGACCATCATTCTGTGGAACGACATATTGACGAAACCGTTCTCGTCTTTAGCTATGACCATCGCCGAGGTGAAGTAGGGCCCCCCGTCTTTCGGATAGTACTTTGGAATCGGGAGCTCAAGGAGGGAAAAGTCCCGCGTGGAGTTCTTCATGAAGGGAGCATTCTCGGTCTTTCTGTAAGGGGAGGGATTTTCCATCGCTTCCGCCATTAAATGAATAAGCTCCTCCTTCTTCGTTCTGAGGAAGCTTGCTATTCTCTCCCTCGTGCTCCATATATTGCCGGCAACCCTCCAGCCGTCCACGTCCGTGAAGAGAACGGGTCTGTCCCTGTATCTGGTAAGGTAGCGGGTAATTTCAA
This DNA window, taken from Thermococcus sp., encodes the following:
- a CDS encoding UbiD family decarboxylase, encoding MLTEILQTFDDLIVIDKPVNKELEITRYLTRYRDRPVLFTDVDGWRVAGNIWSTRERIASFLRTKKEELIHLMAEAMENPSPYRKTENAPFMKNSTRDFSLLELPIPKYYPKDGGPYFTSAMVIAKDENGFVNMSFHRMMVRDETTVAIRLVPRHLYAMWKEKAKRGEELEVRIVVGNPVHLLLAGATSTAYGISELEIASKISEISFGKPIDVVELGGIPVPVESEFVFEAKITPELVDEGPFVDITGTYDHVRKQPLVVFERMYHVDKPVFHALLPGGYEHFMLMGLPKEPQIYASVKRVVPKVHGVRLTEGGAMWLHAVVSITKQHDGDGKNAILAAFAGHPSLKHVVVVDEDIDIYDDREVEWAIATRFQADKDLVVIPNARGSSLDPSATRSLTAKWGIDATKPLDRKEEFEKARL